One window of Amaranthus tricolor cultivar Red isolate AtriRed21 chromosome 11, ASM2621246v1, whole genome shotgun sequence genomic DNA carries:
- the LOC130827315 gene encoding uncharacterized protein LOC130827315, whose translation MNLSTKITERIPFLEVLCNPVLSCRGASRLGYVHLKQPRSFTGVRAKSIPSLDGCDGSLKNEAGIVLPATKDFVEEAIQSIKLGKVIAVPTDTLYGFACDACSREAVNRIYEIKGRKLTSPLAICVGDVPDIRRFAFTDHLPETLLDDLLPGPVTLVLRRGESSILEKSLNPGLDSIGVRVPDNDFIRIIARGAESALALTSANLSGHRSSVCIQDFDNLWGHCAYVFDGGELPMGRAGSTIVDLTNPGKYKIIRPGSAQEETIKILQRHFLVEELTDNS comes from the exons ATGAACCTTTCAACCAAGATCACGGAGAGGATACCCTTTCTTGAAGTTCTTTGTAATCCTGTTCTCTCTTGTAGAG GAGCTTCCAGACTAGGATATGTGCATTTGAAGCAGCCTAGGAGTTTTACTGGGGTTCGTGCAAAATCTATTCCGAGTTTAGATGGTTGTGATGGCtctttgaagaatgaagcaGGTATTGTCCTCCCTGCAACTAAAGATTTTGTAGAGGAGGCAATACAATCAATAAAATTGGGAAAAGTCATTGCTGTTCCAACTGATACATTGTATGGTTTTGCTTGTGATGCATG TTCTAGAGAAGCTGTCAACAGAATTTATGAGATCAAAGGGCGCAAGCTTACAAGTCCTCTTGCAATTTGCGTTGGAGATGTGCCAGACATACGTCGCTTTGCATTTACAGATCATTTGCCAGAAACTTTGCTGGACGATCTCCTTCCTGGTCCTGTGACTTTAGTGTTGAGGCGAG GAGAGTCGAGCATTCTGGAGAAATCTTTGAATCCAGGATTGGACAGTATTGGTGTTCGAGTGCCTGATAACGACTTCATAAGAATTATTGCTCGAGGTGCTGAAAGTGCATTAGCTCTTACTAGTGCAAACTTGAGTGGGCATCGTAGCAGTGTCTGCATACAAGATTTCGATAATTTGTGGGGCCACTGTGCATATGTCTTTGATGGTGGTGAACTTCCGATGGGTCGTGCAGGATCTACTATTGTGGATTTGACAAATCCTGGaaagtataaaattataagGCCTGGAAG TGCACAGGAAGAAACTATCAAGATCTTACAACGACATTTTCTTGTAGAAGAGCTTACTGATAATTCATGA